One region of Bdellovibrio bacteriovorus genomic DNA includes:
- a CDS encoding lipoate--protein ligase encodes MQKLKVFLSDSLNPHLNLATEEWIFHNLDPSQQILFLWRNEETVVIGRNQNPWTECNLAQMKSDNVHLARRTTGGGAVFHDLGNTNFTFLSPKESYKRENNVQIIFDALKTFGIQGEASGRNDLLIPFHDGPRKFSGSAYREKKDRAFHHGTLLLHTDLTRLGNYLTPNPKKLQAKGKESVRARVANLNEVASEIRHEQIVETMVASFEKFYGAKAEIESLTMASLKEMPELKTQYDSLSSWDWLYGNTLEFSHKMDEYLSLGFFDFHFKVEDGVIKELRIFTDCLYPQLIEDLTNELRGSPYRGDVIKHALGKIQSKYPDLSAGLTELEQWLCRQIEI; translated from the coding sequence ATGCAAAAACTCAAAGTTTTCCTGTCTGACAGTTTGAATCCTCATCTTAATCTTGCGACGGAAGAGTGGATCTTTCACAACCTAGATCCTTCTCAACAAATTCTGTTTTTGTGGCGCAACGAAGAGACTGTGGTCATCGGCCGCAACCAGAACCCTTGGACTGAGTGCAATCTTGCGCAAATGAAATCAGACAATGTTCACTTAGCACGCAGAACAACCGGCGGTGGCGCTGTCTTTCACGATTTAGGAAATACCAACTTCACATTCCTATCTCCAAAAGAATCTTATAAGCGTGAAAACAATGTGCAGATCATTTTTGATGCTTTGAAAACTTTCGGCATTCAGGGTGAAGCTTCCGGCCGGAATGATTTGCTGATCCCCTTCCATGATGGACCTCGCAAGTTCAGCGGCAGCGCATATCGTGAAAAGAAAGATCGTGCCTTCCATCACGGAACTCTTCTTTTGCACACCGATCTGACTCGCCTTGGAAATTATCTAACTCCAAATCCAAAAAAATTACAGGCGAAGGGGAAAGAATCTGTTCGCGCACGTGTGGCAAATTTGAATGAAGTGGCATCAGAAATCCGCCACGAACAGATTGTTGAAACCATGGTGGCTTCTTTTGAAAAATTCTATGGCGCCAAGGCCGAGATCGAGTCTTTGACGATGGCAAGCTTAAAAGAAATGCCAGAGCTTAAGACTCAGTACGACTCATTAAGTTCTTGGGATTGGTTGTATGGAAATACTTTAGAGTTCAGTCACAAGATGGATGAGTATTTGTCTTTGGGCTTTTTTGATTTCCACTTCAAGGTGGAAGACGGTGTGATCAAGGAACTTCGTATTTTCACGGATTGTTTGTACCCGCAATTGATCGAAGACCTCACGAATGAACTTCGTGGGTCCCCTTACCGCGGCGACGTGATCAAACACGCGCTTGGAAAAATCCAAAGCAAGTACCCGGATCTTTCCGCGGGACTGACAGAGCTTGAACAATGGCTCTGCCGCCAAATCGAAATTTAA
- a CDS encoding SDR family oxidoreductase: MNSWSLEGKTALVCGASGGIGKATALLFAERGAKVIALARTEEKLKTLMNELSGSGHKYFTVDLGETESLKKLLPSLQKESIQILINNSGGPKGGPLHAASIEEFEAPFKSHLHAAHLLVQTLLPSMKQSRYGRILNVISTSVKNPLPNLGVSNTVRGAMASWSKTLAGELAPFGITVNNVLPGYILTDRLTSLMDSSAKSSQTTLDQIEENWKKSVPMGRIGEPQEMAEAIAFLASPAASYITGINLPVDGGRTPSL, encoded by the coding sequence ATGAATTCGTGGAGTCTTGAAGGAAAAACAGCTCTTGTCTGCGGAGCCTCAGGTGGTATTGGGAAAGCGACGGCTCTGTTATTCGCTGAGCGCGGAGCCAAAGTGATTGCTCTAGCCCGCACAGAGGAAAAACTTAAAACTTTAATGAACGAACTTTCGGGAAGTGGTCATAAGTATTTCACGGTTGATCTTGGGGAAACGGAAAGTTTGAAGAAGCTTTTACCCTCGCTTCAAAAAGAATCCATACAAATTCTAATTAACAATTCAGGAGGACCTAAAGGCGGTCCTCTTCATGCCGCTAGTATTGAAGAGTTCGAAGCTCCGTTTAAGTCGCACTTGCATGCCGCACATCTGCTGGTGCAAACACTTCTTCCTTCTATGAAGCAATCTCGCTATGGACGCATCCTCAATGTGATTTCGACGTCAGTGAAAAATCCTCTGCCGAATTTGGGAGTTTCTAATACGGTGAGGGGAGCGATGGCCAGTTGGTCAAAAACTTTAGCCGGTGAACTCGCACCATTTGGAATCACGGTGAACAATGTTTTACCAGGTTATATTCTGACGGATCGTTTGACGTCTTTAATGGATTCGTCAGCCAAATCATCGCAAACCACATTGGATCAGATCGAAGAAAATTGGAAAAAGTCAGTGCCGATGGGAAGAATCGGAGAGCCCCAAGAGATGGCTGAAGCCATCGCGTTTTTAGCAAGTCCCGCCGCCTCTTATATTACAGGTATCAACTTACCCGTCGACGGCGGCAGAACTCCTTCTTTATAG
- a CDS encoding group III truncated hemoglobin: MKTRKPIENREDIKLLVDEFYSKVRQDPYIGPIFTDVAKVDWEEHLPKLYNFWADLLLGEDTYRGRPFPPHMKLNLQQGHFEQWLRLFTQTVDENFVGLKASEAKSRALRIARNFMINLSLMDN; encoded by the coding sequence ATGAAAACAAGAAAACCCATCGAGAACCGTGAAGACATCAAGTTGTTAGTCGACGAGTTTTACTCAAAGGTGCGTCAAGACCCTTATATCGGCCCGATATTCACCGACGTAGCAAAAGTAGATTGGGAAGAACATCTGCCGAAGCTTTACAACTTCTGGGCGGACTTGTTATTGGGAGAAGACACCTATCGCGGCAGACCTTTTCCTCCACATATGAAGTTGAATTTGCAACAGGGACACTTTGAACAATGGCTGCGCCTATTCACGCAAACTGTGGATGAAAACTTCGTGGGCTTGAAAGCGTCAGAGGCGAAGTCGCGGGCATTGCGGATTGCGCGAAATTTTATGATTAATCTGAGTTTGATGGACAACTAG
- a CDS encoding alpha/beta hydrolase, with protein sequence MKTDSKLQAIYIPAKEKSQGKSPVIIALHGVGSNEKDLAELASSLDPRFAVLSLRAPLVMGPESFAWFQVRFTAEGPLHNREEAESSRLLLKDFIHQLKSHPEVDSRKIVLLGFSQGTIMSLSLGFTEPELIRGMVAIGGRTLQEVSQGVVPDGTVTSTPRVLLMHGLHDNKLPLFHAEATAETLKKAGFAFNFKTYNAGHEISPEMRDDISEWLKSNF encoded by the coding sequence ATGAAAACAGATAGCAAGCTGCAGGCGATTTACATTCCGGCAAAAGAAAAAAGCCAGGGTAAGTCGCCTGTGATCATCGCTCTTCATGGTGTCGGTTCCAACGAAAAGGATCTTGCGGAGTTGGCTTCTTCGCTGGATCCAAGATTCGCCGTCCTTAGTTTGCGCGCGCCTTTAGTGATGGGGCCTGAGAGCTTTGCCTGGTTCCAAGTTCGCTTCACGGCGGAGGGACCTCTGCACAATCGCGAAGAGGCGGAAAGCTCCCGCCTTCTTTTAAAAGATTTTATTCATCAGTTAAAATCGCATCCTGAAGTTGATTCCCGTAAAATTGTTCTTTTGGGTTTCAGTCAAGGCACGATCATGAGTCTTTCTTTAGGATTTACCGAACCTGAACTTATTCGCGGCATGGTTGCGATAGGCGGGCGCACTTTGCAAGAAGTCTCTCAAGGAGTGGTGCCTGATGGCACGGTGACGTCCACGCCTCGAGTTTTACTAATGCATGGTCTGCACGATAACAAACTGCCTTTGTTTCACGCCGAAGCCACCGCAGAAACTTTGAAAAAAGCCGGATTTGCGTTTAACTTTAAGACTTACAATGCGGGTCATGAAATCTCTCCAGAAATGAGAGACGATATAAGCGAATGGCTTAAGTCGAACTTCTAA
- the ygiD gene encoding 4,5-DOPA dioxygenase extradiol, giving the protein MSKGTRSLSRRSLLIGAGSALTAWGLWRLHMPDQLKTLLNLTSKQDGAKMPVLFVGHGNPMNAIQDNPFTQSLANLGNEIATPKAILVISAHWLSAGTWVTRMEKPRTIHDFYGFPQELFNVQYPAPGDPELAKQIQSLSNKPQIHGDDSSWGLDHGTWAVLRKMYPQADIPVLQLSIDMSEPPAFHFELGRTLKKLREQGVLIVGSGNIVHNLRRANWDKPLQGEDWAIEFDEWAKEKLVDRDFKALTEEFMKSTAGRLSVPTPDHYLPMLYVLGAADEKDELAFQFEGYDMGSISMRGFSLGKKG; this is encoded by the coding sequence ATGAGCAAGGGAACACGTTCCTTAAGTCGAAGGTCTTTGCTGATTGGCGCAGGCAGTGCGCTGACGGCTTGGGGCCTATGGAGATTGCATATGCCTGATCAATTAAAAACTCTTTTAAATCTGACTTCAAAACAAGACGGTGCGAAGATGCCCGTGCTTTTTGTGGGGCACGGCAATCCTATGAACGCGATCCAAGACAATCCGTTCACGCAAAGTTTAGCTAATTTAGGAAATGAAATCGCGACACCGAAAGCCATCTTAGTGATTTCCGCTCACTGGTTGAGTGCAGGCACATGGGTGACTCGTATGGAAAAGCCGCGCACTATACATGACTTCTATGGATTTCCGCAGGAGTTATTCAACGTGCAATATCCCGCGCCCGGTGATCCTGAGTTGGCAAAACAAATTCAAAGCCTGTCTAATAAACCGCAAATTCATGGCGACGACAGCTCGTGGGGATTGGATCATGGAACCTGGGCGGTGCTTCGTAAGATGTATCCGCAGGCCGATATCCCGGTTCTACAATTGAGTATCGATATGTCCGAACCTCCCGCATTTCACTTTGAGTTAGGCCGCACTCTTAAAAAATTAAGAGAGCAAGGCGTCTTGATCGTGGGAAGCGGCAACATCGTTCACAACCTACGCCGAGCGAACTGGGATAAGCCATTGCAAGGTGAAGATTGGGCGATCGAATTTGACGAATGGGCCAAAGAAAAACTGGTCGATCGCGACTTTAAAGCACTTACTGAAGAATTTATGAAATCCACAGCAGGACGCTTAAGCGTTCCTACGCCCGATCACTATTTACCAATGCTGTATGTTTTAGGAGCCGCAGATGAGAAAGATGAACTGGCGTTCCAGTTTGAAGGTTATGACATGGGTTCTATTTCTATGCGTGGGTTTAGCTTGGGTAAAAAAGGATGA
- a CDS encoding DMT family transporter, translating to MSNTTAWILLLVAGLLEVGWSIGLKYTAGFTKLGPSVFTLLTLAGSMFLLAKAANVLPIGTAYGVWVGIGALGAAILGIVLFKEAVTPARIFFLALLLVSIIGLKMTSGAE from the coding sequence ATGTCTAACACAACAGCATGGATTCTTTTATTGGTTGCAGGCCTTCTTGAAGTAGGCTGGTCGATCGGACTTAAATACACAGCCGGTTTTACGAAATTAGGCCCCAGTGTTTTCACACTGCTGACTTTGGCGGGGAGTATGTTCCTTTTAGCCAAAGCCGCAAACGTCCTTCCTATCGGAACCGCTTATGGAGTGTGGGTCGGAATCGGCGCCCTAGGAGCGGCTATATTGGGTATCGTCTTATTTAAAGAAGCTGTGACGCCAGCAAGGATCTTTTTCTTAGCTCTTTTGCTTGTGTCCATCATTGGTCTAAAAATGACCTCTGGGGCTGAGTAA
- a CDS encoding alkaline phosphatase D family protein: protein MKKILLLSLFLLGCAQTAKHDSGSSTSATYISSLPSQEIVYEKPVHKIAFGSCANQDQPEPLWKDVLQAKPDLFLFMGDNVYASHPTQQPIAEQYRKMDQIPEYIAIRKEVPFMATWDDHDFGERDGGSDFKGKDNARRDFLNYWGYVKNSIPLEQKGIYHAKMIGPKKKSVQVIMLDTRYFRSPLKESPGNEGKAQDYIPQEEGTILGEAQWEWLEGQLKRPADVRFIVSSIQLIANDPKYEKWGNFPKERQRFFDLLKSTRAKNVILLSGDRHIASISKMDLKNYGSLYEITSSSINRANKYGDADSHYVGPVYSKENFGLADIDWKKKLVTVDIRGFNNEVVNSVKIKLR, encoded by the coding sequence ATGAAAAAGATCTTACTGCTTTCGTTATTTCTTCTTGGCTGTGCTCAGACGGCGAAACATGATTCGGGTTCGTCAACTTCGGCAACGTATATTTCCTCTCTGCCGTCACAGGAAATCGTGTACGAAAAGCCGGTGCATAAAATCGCCTTTGGTTCTTGCGCCAATCAAGATCAGCCCGAACCTTTGTGGAAGGATGTTCTTCAAGCCAAGCCCGATCTTTTTCTGTTCATGGGTGATAACGTCTATGCTAGCCACCCGACTCAACAACCTATCGCCGAACAGTATCGCAAGATGGATCAAATTCCTGAATACATCGCTATCCGCAAAGAAGTTCCTTTTATGGCGACGTGGGACGATCATGATTTCGGCGAGCGCGATGGCGGATCTGACTTTAAAGGTAAAGACAATGCCCGTCGTGATTTCTTAAACTATTGGGGTTATGTTAAAAATAGCATTCCTTTAGAACAAAAGGGCATCTATCACGCGAAGATGATCGGACCTAAAAAGAAATCTGTGCAAGTGATCATGCTAGATACTCGTTATTTCCGCAGTCCTTTAAAAGAAAGCCCGGGGAATGAAGGCAAAGCGCAGGATTATATCCCGCAAGAGGAAGGAACGATCTTAGGGGAAGCTCAGTGGGAATGGCTTGAAGGACAATTGAAGCGCCCTGCAGACGTGCGCTTCATCGTTTCTAGTATTCAGTTGATCGCCAATGATCCGAAATACGAAAAATGGGGCAACTTCCCGAAAGAGCGTCAGCGCTTCTTTGATTTACTCAAGTCCACGCGGGCGAAGAATGTGATTTTATTAAGTGGCGATCGTCATATTGCTTCGATCTCTAAAATGGACCTAAAGAATTACGGTTCTCTCTATGAGATCACTTCAAGCTCAATCAATCGTGCAAATAAGTACGGCGACGCCGACTCTCACTACGTCGGACCGGTGTACAGCAAGGAAAACTTTGGTTTGGCTGACATCGATTGGAAAAAGAAGCTCGTCACCGTCGATATTCGCGGCTTCAATAACGAAGTTGTTAACTCCGTGAAAATCAAACTTCGTTAA
- a CDS encoding DUF1304 domain-containing protein, translated as MEISFALLPAFLHVYFFILESLLWGRPRINRIFGVKPQDVAATKPLAFNQGFYNLFLAIAIFAGLHFRTGEMTYSMGTTLIIYALLSICGAGLVLLLSNPRKMWRGAVIQFVPAAIALVPYLKS; from the coding sequence ATGGAAATATCGTTCGCTCTTCTTCCGGCATTCTTGCATGTTTACTTCTTCATTTTAGAAAGTCTTCTTTGGGGACGCCCGCGCATCAATCGCATCTTCGGCGTAAAGCCTCAAGATGTCGCCGCGACAAAACCGCTTGCGTTCAATCAGGGCTTTTACAATCTCTTCCTGGCGATCGCGATTTTTGCGGGCCTGCATTTTAGAACGGGAGAGATGACCTATTCCATGGGAACGACGCTTATTATTTACGCCCTTCTTTCAATTTGTGGTGCGGGCTTAGTCCTGCTCTTGTCAAATCCACGTAAGATGTGGAGAGGTGCTGTGATTCAATTTGTGCCGGCAGCAATTGCCTTAGTGCCCTATCTGAAAAGCTAA
- a CDS encoding alpha/beta hydrolase, translating to MKLTITYASQGRLLEGCLYLPKNSSEHLVGLLFEGSMTGATNQITHYIAREVSEEGFACLVMDHSYYSEDEGAAQSWESPSKRTEDIHAALRFMQTHGTINPEKIIGVGVSVGAEYMAQVCRESNVCKGLVMIQGPYDDAQNKAQDLDIPTVVVDETHLDSAIDETVMWARTLFNGKFAENPNPPLVDWSRADK from the coding sequence ATGAAACTCACCATCACCTATGCTTCGCAAGGACGTTTGTTGGAAGGCTGTCTTTATCTACCAAAAAATTCATCCGAGCATTTAGTGGGATTGTTATTTGAAGGTTCAATGACAGGAGCCACGAACCAAATCACGCATTATATCGCACGCGAAGTGAGCGAAGAAGGTTTCGCCTGCCTGGTGATGGATCATAGCTACTACTCTGAAGACGAAGGTGCCGCGCAATCCTGGGAGTCCCCATCCAAGCGCACCGAAGACATTCATGCGGCTTTAAGATTTATGCAAACTCATGGCACGATCAATCCAGAAAAAATCATCGGCGTCGGGGTCAGCGTCGGGGCTGAATACATGGCGCAAGTCTGTCGCGAATCCAATGTCTGTAAAGGCTTAGTGATGATTCAAGGGCCTTACGATGATGCTCAGAACAAAGCGCAAGATTTGGACATTCCGACAGTCGTCGTGGATGAAACTCACTTGGATTCAGCGATCGATGAAACCGTGATGTGGGCAAGAACTCTGTTTAACGGCAAGTTCGCCGAAAACCCCAATCCACCGTTAGTGGATTGGAGTCGCGCGGACAAATAA
- a CDS encoding hydrogen peroxide-inducible genes activator, with amino-acid sequence MTPKTNFSLTQLEYVMAVHKYGHFAKAAEACFVTQPTLSMQIQKLEEDLGVVIFDRSKKPVLLTQMGKKLISQMQTVLFEARKIESLIQHEKKGAKQGSLVVGVIPTVAPYLLPRLLPVCEELFPEVELNIKELQTDQILEALNADEIDVGILATPTKMAKMFEYPLYYEPFSVLCEKNHEYAQMKKIKYQSLSMEDIWLLEEGHCLRNQVLDLCSVRKNKGGGRRYKFESGSLETLKNLVDLYGGYTLLPYLAAEHIGDRSHLVQFERPIPAREIGLVYRREHYKNELIEALGEAILKSIPEELRKIRQKDLDVLPIA; translated from the coding sequence ATGACGCCAAAAACGAACTTTTCTTTGACGCAGCTCGAATACGTCATGGCCGTGCATAAATACGGGCATTTTGCGAAGGCGGCAGAGGCTTGTTTTGTGACTCAACCAACGTTGAGTATGCAGATCCAGAAATTAGAAGAGGATTTGGGCGTCGTTATCTTCGATCGCTCGAAGAAACCAGTTCTTCTGACACAGATGGGAAAAAAGCTAATATCTCAAATGCAAACAGTCCTGTTTGAGGCGCGTAAAATCGAAAGTCTGATTCAGCACGAAAAAAAAGGGGCGAAGCAGGGAAGTTTGGTGGTCGGTGTCATACCCACCGTGGCTCCATATTTATTGCCGCGCCTGCTGCCGGTTTGCGAAGAGCTTTTTCCCGAGGTAGAGCTGAACATCAAAGAACTGCAAACCGATCAGATTTTAGAAGCCTTGAATGCTGATGAAATTGATGTGGGAATTTTGGCAACACCGACGAAGATGGCAAAGATGTTTGAGTACCCTTTGTACTATGAGCCTTTTTCTGTCTTGTGCGAAAAGAATCACGAGTATGCGCAGATGAAAAAGATCAAATATCAAAGTCTCAGCATGGAAGATATTTGGTTACTCGAAGAGGGTCATTGCTTGCGCAATCAAGTATTGGATCTATGTTCAGTCAGAAAAAATAAAGGCGGGGGTCGACGTTATAAATTCGAAAGCGGAAGTTTAGAAACGCTGAAGAACCTCGTCGATCTGTATGGAGGCTACACTTTGCTTCCGTACCTAGCCGCCGAACACATTGGCGATCGAAGTCACTTAGTGCAATTTGAACGACCGATCCCAGCCCGCGAAATCGGCTTGGTGTATCGCCGCGAGCACTACAAAAATGAATTGATTGAAGCTTTAGGCGAAGCAATTCTAAAAAGTATTCCGGAAGAGTTGCGCAAGATCCGCCAAAAAGATCTCGACGTCCTTCCCATCGCTTAA
- the ahpC gene encoding alkyl hydroperoxide reductase subunit C, giving the protein MLTLINTQVPEFKVQAYHHNDFKTVTHNDLKGKWSIFFFYPADFTFVCPTELGDMADKYADFQKLGVEVYGVSTDTHFTHKAWHDASDTIKKIKYPMLADPTFQLTRAFGVHIEEEGLAYRGTFLVNPAGKIVLAEVQDNGIGRNADELFRKVQAAQYIAANPGEVCPAKWTPGKSTLKPGLDLVGKI; this is encoded by the coding sequence ATGCTTACTCTAATCAACACGCAAGTGCCTGAATTCAAAGTTCAAGCTTATCATCACAATGATTTCAAAACTGTGACTCACAACGACCTTAAAGGTAAATGGTCTATCTTCTTCTTCTATCCAGCAGACTTCACATTCGTGTGCCCAACTGAATTGGGTGACATGGCTGATAAATATGCTGATTTCCAAAAATTGGGCGTAGAAGTTTACGGTGTTTCTACAGACACTCACTTCACACACAAAGCATGGCATGATGCTTCTGACACAATCAAAAAAATCAAATACCCAATGTTGGCAGACCCGACATTCCAATTGACTCGCGCTTTTGGTGTACACATTGAAGAAGAAGGTCTTGCTTACCGCGGTACTTTCCTTGTGAACCCTGCTGGTAAAATCGTACTAGCTGAAGTTCAAGACAACGGTATCGGCCGTAATGCTGATGAGTTGTTCCGTAAAGTACAAGCAGCTCAATACATCGCTGCAAACCCAGGCGAAGTATGCCCAGCTAAATGGACTCCAGGTAAATCTACTTTGAAACCAGGTCTAGACCTAGTTGGTAAAATCTAA
- a CDS encoding TIGR00730 family Rossman fold protein has translation MKKICVFCGSSSGVRPEYLEMARELGKTFAMNGITLVYGGAKIGLMGAMADSCLAHGGKVIGVIPQVIMQKEVAHTGLTDLQVVDSMHTRKARMAELADAFIALPGGFGTFEELCEIVTWAQLGLHQKPIGVLDVHEFYKPLKELIESGMREGFIRDEYKGLVVFANSPDDILNKFASYTPVPTPQWIKSTAQT, from the coding sequence ATGAAAAAAATCTGTGTGTTCTGCGGTTCTAGTTCGGGGGTTCGTCCTGAATATTTAGAAATGGCTCGTGAGTTAGGGAAGACGTTTGCGATGAACGGCATCACTTTGGTTTATGGCGGCGCTAAGATCGGATTGATGGGCGCCATGGCGGACTCTTGCCTGGCTCATGGTGGTAAGGTTATTGGCGTGATTCCTCAAGTGATTATGCAAAAAGAAGTGGCGCATACGGGACTCACCGATTTGCAGGTTGTGGACTCTATGCATACTCGCAAGGCGCGCATGGCGGAACTGGCTGATGCCTTTATCGCATTGCCGGGTGGCTTTGGAACTTTTGAAGAGCTGTGCGAGATTGTCACTTGGGCGCAATTGGGTCTTCATCAAAAGCCGATTGGAGTTTTGGACGTCCATGAATTCTATAAACCTTTAAAGGAACTTATAGAGTCCGGAATGCGTGAAGGATTTATTCGCGATGAGTACAAAGGCCTGGTCGTGTTTGCGAACTCCCCCGACGACATTTTGAATAAGTTTGCGAGCTACACACCCGTCCCGACGCCTCAATGGATTAAGTCGACGGCACAAACTTAA
- a CDS encoding bifunctional 2-methylcitrate synthase/citrate synthase yields the protein MAEYINPDYVPEPDKMNVKKGLEGVVMDTSKVSKVNPHTNSLIYRGYPVQDLAENCSFEEVAYLLYNNELPTASQLADFTKKERGYREISTTLLNVIKALPQKCHPMDSIRTAVSFLGTEDARIWDATPATNMDKAIQLLAKIPTMVAADYRFKKGLDFIPPKADLSISENFFHMCFGKVPQKEVVKAFDVSLILYAEHSFNASTFTARVVTSTQSDIYSATVAGIGALKGPLHGGANEMVMHMMKEIADPAKAEQWMLDALAQKKKVMGFGHRVYRSGDSRVPTMKKYAQVMADVTGEQKWMQMYTSLEKVMVEKKKIYPNLDFPAGPAYYMMGFEIDFFTPIFVMARTTGWSAHIMEQAADNRIIRPLSEYVGHEQRKVVPLSERK from the coding sequence ATGGCTGAATATATCAATCCAGATTACGTTCCAGAACCGGATAAAATGAACGTGAAAAAGGGCCTTGAGGGCGTGGTTATGGATACTTCAAAAGTATCTAAAGTAAACCCTCACACAAACTCTTTGATCTACCGTGGTTACCCAGTTCAAGACTTGGCTGAAAACTGCTCTTTTGAAGAGGTGGCTTACCTTCTTTACAACAACGAGTTGCCAACAGCTTCTCAACTTGCAGACTTCACGAAAAAAGAGCGCGGCTACCGTGAGATCTCTACAACTTTGTTGAACGTGATCAAAGCTCTTCCACAAAAATGTCACCCGATGGATTCAATCCGCACAGCGGTTTCTTTCTTGGGAACTGAAGACGCTCGTATTTGGGATGCGACTCCAGCGACAAATATGGATAAAGCAATCCAGTTGTTGGCAAAAATCCCAACAATGGTTGCTGCTGACTACCGCTTCAAAAAAGGTTTGGATTTCATTCCTCCTAAAGCGGATCTTTCTATCTCTGAAAACTTCTTCCACATGTGCTTTGGTAAAGTGCCTCAAAAAGAAGTTGTAAAGGCTTTCGACGTTTCTTTGATCCTTTACGCTGAACACAGCTTCAACGCTTCGACTTTCACAGCACGTGTTGTGACTTCAACTCAATCTGATATTTATTCTGCAACTGTTGCGGGTATCGGTGCGTTGAAAGGTCCTTTGCACGGTGGTGCAAACGAAATGGTTATGCACATGATGAAAGAGATCGCAGACCCTGCGAAAGCCGAACAATGGATGTTGGATGCTCTAGCTCAGAAGAAAAAAGTCATGGGCTTCGGTCACCGCGTTTACCGTTCTGGCGACTCTCGCGTTCCAACAATGAAAAAATACGCGCAAGTTATGGCAGACGTGACTGGCGAACAAAAATGGATGCAGATGTACACGTCGCTTGAAAAAGTGATGGTAGAGAAAAAGAAAATCTACCCTAACTTGGATTTCCCAGCGGGTCCTGCTTACTACATGATGGGCTTTGAGATCGACTTCTTTACGCCGATCTTCGTGATGGCTCGTACAACGGGCTGGTCTGCTCACATTATGGAGCAAGCTGCAGACAACCGTATCATCCGTCCTCTTTCTGAGTACGTGGGTCACGAACAACGCAAAGTTGTTCCTTTGTCTGAAAGAAAATAA